Part of the Cryptosporangium arvum DSM 44712 genome, GCCAGCTCGTAGTTGCCGGCCGGATCCAGGCGATCGGGGTTCAGTGACGCGGTCGGGCTCGGCCGCGGCGGCGCGGGCGGCTCGGGCGCCGGTGCCACCGGCTGCGCCACCCCCGGTGTCGACGGGGCCCCGGCCGCCACCGCGCTCGCCGCCGCGCTGGCCGCCCGCTCGGCCGCGGATTCGGCGCTCGCCGCCCGGCCGACCGCGATCAGGCCGGTGACCGTCGCGATGCCGCCGATCAGGATCGCGAGCACCGCGAGGCCGAGCGCGACCACCGGCAACCCGGCCGCCTCGAACGACCGGCTGACCCGGCGGTGCCGGACCCCGGCCTGCGAGTGCCGCCCTGGCCCCGGCTCGGGAACGCCGGTGAAGCCCAGAAACCCGGGCTCCTCGGGGACGGGCTCGGCGGAGTCGTCCGGGTCGTCGTCCGTAACCGTCCGCCCGTACACCGTCGCGGACCGGCCGTAGAGCGTCCCCGGACGCTCGTACGGCGCTCCGTAGGGCACGTCGTACCGGGTCCAGTCAGATTCGTCGCTGCTGGGTTCCCGGAACTCGGGCTCCTGAAGGCTACGCTCCACCGGCCCAGATCCAACCCGATTACCCCGGTTCATCCCAATCCGACACGCTAGACATTGCGGCGGTATTCGCCGCCCACCTCGAAGAAGGCCTCGGTGATCTGGCCCAGGCTGCACACCCGGGCGGCGTCCATCAGTACCGCGAAGACGTTGTCGCCGGCCATCGCCGCGTCCTTGAGACGACGCAGGGCCTCGCGCGCCTCGGGCCGGTGCGACTCCTGGAACGCGCGTACCCGCTCGACCTGCGAGCGCTTCTCGTCCTCGGTGGCCCGGGCGAGCTCGATCTCGCCGACCTCCTCGCTCCCCTCCGGCGGCAGGAACGTGTTGACGCCGACGATCGGCAGCGACCCGTCGTGTTTGCGCTGCTCGTAGAGCATCGACTCGTCCTGGATGCGGCCGCGCTGGTAGCCGGTCTCCATCGCCCCGAGCACACCGCCGCGCTCGGAGATGCGGTCGAACTCGGCCAGCACGGCTTCCTCGACCAGGTCGGTCAGCTCGTCGACGACGTAGGCGCCCTGCAGCGGGTTCTCGTTGACCGCCAGGCCCCACTCGCGGTTGATGATCAACTGGATCGCCAGGGCCCGGCGCACCGAGGCGACGGTCGGGGTGGTGATCGCCTCGTCGTAGGCGTTGGTGTGCAGGCTGTTGCAGTTGTCGTAGATCGCGGTGAGCGCCTGCAGCGTCGTCCGGATGTCGTTGAACTGCATCTCCTGGGCGTGCAGCGACCGGCCGGACGTCTGCACGTGGTACTTGAGCTTCTGGCTGCGCTCGTTCGCGCCGTAGCGTTCTTTCATCGCGATCGCCCAGATCCGCCTGGCGACGCGGCCGAGCACGGTGTACTCGGCGTCCATGCCGTTGGAGAAGAAGAACGAGAGGTTCGGCGCGAAGTCGTCGACGTCCATGCCGCGGGCCAGGTACGACTCCACGTAGGTGAAGCCGTTGGCCAGCGTGAACGCGAGCTGGCTGATCGGGTTCGCCCCGGCCTCGGCGATGTGGTAGCCGGAGATGCTCACCGAGTAGAAGTTGCGGACCTGGTTCTGGATGAACCACTCCTGGATGTCGGCCATCATCTTCAGGCTGAACTCGGTGGAGAACAGGCAGGTGTTCTGGCCCTGGTCCTCCTTGAGGATGTCGGCCTGCACGGTGCCGCGCACCTTCGTCAGCGCGTCGGCGGCGGTGCCGCCCCGCTCCAGCTCCTGGTCGATCACCGTGTTGAGGAAGAACGCGAGGATCGTCGGTGCCGGGCCGTTGATCGTCATGCTCACCGACGTGGTCGGCGCGGTGAGATCGAAGCCGTCGTAGAGCGCCTTCATGTCGTCGAGCGTGGCGATCGAGACCCCGGACGTGCCGATCTTGCCGTAGACGTCCGGCGGGGTGTCGGGGTCGCGCCCGTAGAGCGTCACCGAGTCGAACGCGGTGGAGAGCCGGGTAGCGGAGTCGCCGGAGCTCAGGTACTTGAAGCGGCGGTTCGTGCGGAACGCGTCGCCCTCGCCGGCGAACATGCGTGCCGGGTCCTCGCCCTCGCGTTTGAACGGGAAGACGCCGGCGGTGAACGGGAACCGGCCGGGGAGATTCTCGGCGCGCAGGAAACGGAGCCGCTCGCCCTCGTCGACGTGGCGCGGCAGCGCCACCCGCGGCACCTTGGTGCCCGAGAGCGTCTCCTTGCGGAGCACGGTACGCAGCTCGCGGTCGCGGACCCTGGTCACGAGCTCGTCGCCGGAGTAGTCGGCTTCCAGCTGCGGCCAGGAGGCCAGCAGCGCGTCCGCGTCGCGGTCGACGGCCACCCCGTCGATGAGCGTGCGCAGGGCGTCCGTGGGTGCACCGGCGGCCGTCAGTGCTTCGTGCGCGGCGACGAGATGAGCGCGCTGACGCACGGCGTCGACCTGGGTGGTCGTGGTGGCGTGGTAACCGCGGACGTTCCCGGCGATCTCGGCGAGATAGCGGGCCCTGGTCGGGGGCACCACGGTCGAGGCCGCCGTCGAGGTCTTGCCCTCCACGGCCGGGAGGACTCCCTCGGCGACCGGCAGGCCGGTGCCCGCGAGTTCGTCGCGCAGGTACTGGTAGAGCGCGGTGACGCCGTCGTCGTTGAAGGTCGCGGCGCTGGTCCCGAACACCGGCATGTCGGCCCAGGCGGCGCCGAACGCCTCCCGGTTGCGTACGAGCTGGCGGGCGACGTCACGGCGGGCGTCCTCCGCGCCGCGGCGCTCGAACTTGTTGATCGCGACCGCGTCGGCGTAGTCGAGCATGTCGATCTTCTCGAGCTGGGACGCCGCGCCGAACTCGGGCGTCATCACGTACAGCGAGGTGTCGACGAACGGGACGATCGCGGCGTCGCCCTGGCCGATGCCCGGGGTCTCGACGACCACCAGGTCGAAGCCCGCGGCCCGGCAGATCTCGATGGCCCGTTCGAGCCCGTCGGGGAGTTCGCGGCCGGCGCCGCGGGTGGCCAGCGAGCGGAAGAACACGACGTCGCCGTCGAGGCCGTTCATCCGGATGCGGTCGCCGAGCAGCGCGCCGCCGCCCCGGCGTCGGGTGGGGTCGACCGCGAGCACCGCGATCCGCAGCTTGTCCTGCTGGTCGAGCCGGAACCGGCGGACGAGCTCGTCGGTGAGCGACGACTTGCCCGACCCACCGGTGCCGGTGATGCCGAGTACCGGCACGGTGCGGGCCGCGGCCCTGGCCTCGATCTCGGCGGTGAGCTCGGCGGGCAACCGGTCGGCCTCGGCGAAGGTGATCGCCCGCGCGACGGCGCTGGTGGCGCCGGTGAACAGACCGTCCAGCGCGGTGTCCTGGTCGATCGTCGGCGTCGCCGCCGCCGCGCCGAGAATCTCCGCGACGCCCGTGACCGGTGCGCTCTCGCCGGTGGCGAGGGAGTAGTCGCAGGCCGCGATCATCGAGTTGATCATGGCCGCGAGACCCATCTTCTGGCCGTCGGCGGGCGAGAAGATGCGGGCGACGCCGCGGGAGTGCAGAAGCCGGATCTCCTCCGGCACGATCACTCCCCCGCCGCCGCCGAACACCTTGATGTGTCCGGCGCCGCGCTCGTTCAGCAGCTCGACCAGGTAGCTGAAGTACTCGACGTGCCCGCCCTGGTAGGCGCTGATCGCGACGCCCTGGACGTCCTCCTCGATCGCCGCGTCCACCACTTCGCGCACCGAGCGGTTGTGGCCGAGGTGGATCACCTCCGCACCCTGCGACTGCAGGATCCGCCGCATGATGTTGATCGCCGCGTCGTGCCCGTCGAACAGGCTGGACGCGGTGACGAAGCGGACCGGGTTCACCGGCACGTGGAGCGACGGAGGCATGAACGTGGTCCCGTCCCGAGTCGATTACTTTGACTTCCTACTATCTGACTACCAAGCAAAAATGTCCAGGTTCCGCCGGGCTCTATCCTGTGCGCCACGACACGCGGGGCCTGTTCGACGGCTCGCCGCTGCTGCCGTCCGCGGTGTGCGCCGAGCCCGACGGTCGTCCGCTCGTGGGCCGGGACGCGTTGCACGCCGGCGCGGTGCTCGTTCGGCGCGGTGCTCACCAGGGTCCGCGACGAGGCCGCCGCCACTCTGCGCGACACTCCGGACGAGACCGTGCCGACGTTCCCGGCCGCGGAGCAACAGCGGTCCGCTGTCGGTGAGCCCGGCCCCCGAGGACCACGTCCGCACCGGCGACGCGCTCGGCGTCGCCGGCCCGGACTACCCGCCGGACTTCACCCGGGTCGGTTGATCCGCGCCAGCAGGCGCGCGCGGGCCCCGGCCAGGCTGGGGCCGTACCAGGTCAGCGAGCGGCCGTCGACGCACGCGAACGGCGTGCCCGGGAACACCTCCGGGCCGTCGCCGGGCGTGAACTCGTACGGCTCGTCGGGCAGCAGAACGAGGTCGACCGGCGGCAACGCGGCCGGGTCGAACCTCGGATACCGCTCCGGGCTGTCCGCGAACACGTTGCGGTACCCCAGCCGCTCGACCAGGTCACCGGCGAACGTGTCCGACCCCAGCGCCATCCACGGCCGCCGCCAGATCGGCACCACCGCCGTGGACACGGCGGGGACCGCGACCCGCCACTCGTCGGCGGCGGCGTCCAGCCAGGCCGGGCGGGCCAGCCCGAGCGCGGTGAGCAGCCGCTCCAGCGACGAGAGGGCGGCGGGGACCGTGCGGATGTCGGTCACGTACACCGGGACGCCGGCCGCACGCAGTGCGTCCAGGTCGGGGGCGCGGTTCTCCTCCTGGTTGGCGAGCACGAGGTCGGGCGCGACCGCGACGATCGCCGCCACGTCGGGGTTCTTCGTGCCACCGAGACGAGGAACGTCCAGGTCGGCCGGGTGCGTGCACCAGTCGGTGACGCCCACGAGCAGCTCGCGTGCGCTCGCCGCGACCGTCTCGGTCAGCGACGGCACGATGCTCACCACCCGGCGCACCTCCCCGGGCAGCGTCACCGTGTGACCGAGGTCGTCCACCACCGTCGCCATGCCCCCGACGATAGGCCGATACGCTGCGGTCCATGGCTGCGCCGAGCTCGCTACCGTTCGACCCGGTCGAGGAAGCCGCCCGCAAGTGGAGCGCTCGCTGGGACGAGACCGACGCGATGGCCGTCGCCACCTCGATCATGCGGGTGCAGCAGCTGCTGCTGGGGCGCATCGAGGCCGCGCTGCGTCCGCTGCAGCTGACGTTCGCCCGGTACGAGGCGCTCGTGCTGCTGTGTTTCAGCCGCCAGGGCAGCCTGCCGATGAGCAAGATGGGCCAGCGGCTGATGGTCCACCCCACCAGCATCACGAACATCGTCGACCGGTTGCAGGCGCAGGAGTTCATCCGGCGCGAACCCCATCCCACCGATCGGCGCACGACGCTCGTCGTGATCACCGACGCCGGCCGCGAGGTCACCGAGCGGGCCACCCAGGCGCTCGTCGAGGTGCGGTTCGCGCTCGACTCGCTCGACCCGGAGAAGATGCGCGAGCTCTACGACCTGCTCCGGGACGTCCGGCTGCACGCCGGCGACTTCCCCGCCGACGACCCCCGGCGGAGCTGGCCCGACGCGTTCAGCGAGTGACCTCCGCCAGCAGCTGTTCCCCGGTCAGGGCCGGGGCCCCGTGCTCCTCGGCCGCGTGGACCAGCGCGACCACCGCCCGGTTGACCGGTGCGTCGACGCCCGCGCGTTCGGCCAGGCGCACCACCGCCCCGTTGAGGAACTCGACCTCGGTGCGCCGGCCCGCGTCCAGGTCCTCGGCCATCGACGAGCGGGCCTCCGGGTCGATCCGCAGCATCGCGCCGGCCAGACGGGTGAACAGCGCGTCCGGCACCCGCAGCAGCGTCGGCAGCGCCCCCGGCGGGACCTTCGTGACCCGCGCCGGCCGGATGCCCGCCGCGCGCAGCGCCGCGAGCGCCTCCTCGATCAGCGCCGCCAGCACCCGCCGGTAGGCCCGCTGCGAGAGCTCCGCCCGCAGCGGCACCCCGGCCAGCGCGTTCACCGCGTTGTTGAGGTTGAGCAGCATCTTGCCCCACTGCACCGGCGCGAAGTCCGCGCGCAGCGTCACCGGCAGGCCGGCGGCCGCGAAGGACGGCAGCCACGGATCGAGCGCGCTCGTGCGACCGGCCATCAACCCGCCCTCGGTGGCCCGGTGCAGTCGTCCGTCCTCCGGCGAGACGACGTTGAACGGCACCATGCCGGGCACGATCTCGTAGTCCGGGAGCCGGGTCTGCAGCACGTCGACGTTGCCGACGCCGTTCTGCAGGCTGAGCACCACCGGGCGCTGCGGGGCGTACGTGGCGATCAGGTCGGCGGCGGCCGGCGTGTCGGCGCTCTTCACCGCGAGCAGCACCAGCCCGGCGTCGGCCAGCGCGGTCGGGTCGAGGGAGTAGTCGAGCGCGCCGGCCGGGATCTCGATGCGTCCGCCGTCGAGATCGGTGAGCTCGAGCGGCGCCTCGGTGTAGCGGCGCATCCGCTCTCTGCCGATCAGCGCCACCTCGGCGCCGGAGGCGTGCAGCGCCCCGCCGACGTAGAGACCGATCAGACCCGCGCCCAGTACGACGATCCGGCTTCGCACTCCGTTGCTCCCTCGTTCGTGACCCGCATTGTCGGAACCTTCGTCAGGTACTGACAAGTCGGCTGCGCCGATCGTTGACCCGCTCGGCCGCGCCGCGCAGGGTATGCCCACCGGAACCACAGAGGGAGCGGGCATGGACGCGGACGTCATCGTCGTCGGAAGCGGGTTGGCCGGTCTGGTGGCCACGGCCGAGCTGGCCGACGCCGGGAAATCGGTGATCCTCCTGGACCAGGAGCCCGAGGCGTCCTTCGGCGGCCAGGCGTTCTGGTCGTTCGGCGGCCTGTTCCTGGTGAACTCCCCCGAGCAGCGCCGGATGGGCATCCGCGACTCCCACGACCTGGCCTGGCAGGACTGGCTCGGCACCGCGGGCTTCGACCGGGAGGACGAGGACACCTGGGCCCGCCGCTGGGCCGAGGCGTACGTCGACTTCGCGGCGGGCGAGAAACGCTCGTGGCTGCGTTCGACGGGCATCGGCCTGTTCCCGCTGGTGAACTGGGCCGAGCGGGGCGGCTACGACGCCACCGGGCACGGCAACTCGGTACCGCGGTTCCACATCACCTGGGGCACCGGGCCGGGCGTCATCGCGCCGTTCGTCCGCCGGGTGCGTGCCGCCGGGAACGTGGAGCTGCGCTTCCGGCACCGCGTCGACCTGCTGCTCACCGACAACGGCGCGGTCACCGGCGTCAGCGGCAGCATCCTCGCACCCGACGACGCCCGCCGCGGCGCTCCGAGCTCGCGGGAGGTGGTCGGGGACTTCGCGCTCCGGGCGCAGGCCGTGATCGTCACCTCCGGCGGCATCGGCGGCAACCACGACCTGGTGCGCGCCAACTGGCCCACCCGGCTCGGCGAACCGCCGAAGAGCCTGCTCACCGGTGTCCCCGCGCACGTCGACGGTCGGATGCTCGGCATCACCGAGTCGGCGGGCGGCCGGGTGGTCAACCGCGACCGGATGTGGCACTACACCGAGGGCATCACGAACTGGGATCCGGTGTGGCCGAGCCACGGCATCCGGATCCTGCCCGGCCCGTCGTCGCTCTGGTTCGACGCCACCGGGAAGCGCCTGCCGGTGCCGCTGTTCCCCGGGTTCGACACGCTCGGGACGCTCGAGCACATCACCAGGACCGGCCACGACCACACCTGGTTCGTGCTGACCCAGAAGGTCATCGAGAAGGAGTTCGCGCTCTCCGGCTCCGAGCAGAACCCCGACCTGACCGGGAAGGACGTGCGGCTGCTGCTGCAGCGCGTGCGTCCGGGTGCGCCCGGCCCGGTGGAGGCGTTCAAGAAGAACGGCGTCGACTTCGTGGTCGCCGACAACCTGCCGGAGCTGGTGGCCGGGATGAACAAGCTCACCGGGACCGCGCTGCTGGACGCGGCCGACATCGAGCGGCAGGTGATGGCCCGCGACCGGGAGATGGCCAACCCGTACACGAAGGACCTACAGATCACGGCGTTGCGCGGCGCCCGCGCCTACCGGGGCGACCGGCTCATCCGGGTGGCGTCGCCGCACCGGTTCCTGGATCCGTCGGCCGGTCCGCTCATCGCCGTCAAACTGCACATTCTGACGCGGAAGACGCTCGGTGGGCTCCAGACGGACCTGTCCGGCCGGGTGCTCGGGGCCGACGGTGCTCCGATCGACGGGCTGTACGCGGCCGGGGAGGTCGCCGGGTTCGGCGGGGGCGGCATGCACGGTTACCGGGCGCTGGAGGGCACGTTCCTGGGCGGCTGCCTGTTCTCCGGCCGGACCGCGGGCCGGGCCGCCGCGAGCGCTGTCGGCTGACCCCCGCCGGGGTGCGAGGATCAGAGGCGTGACAACAGTTGACGCGGAGGCCGTCGAAGCCGCCGCCGTGCGGTTGGGCGCGGTCGTCTCGCGTACTCCCCTGGAGCGCAACCTGCGCCTCTCCGCGCGGACCAGCGCCTCGGTCTGGCTCAAACGCGAAGACCTGCAGGTCGTCCGCTCGTACAAGGTGCGCGGCGCCTACAACCTGATCGCCCAGCTCGACGAGGACGCCCGCTCGCGCGGTGTGGTCTGCGCGAGCGCGGGCAACCACGGGCAGGGCCTCGCGTACGCGTGCGCCGCGCTCGGCGTCCGCGGGAAGGTCTTCGTGCCCCGGCCGACGCCGCGGCAGAAGCGGGACCGCATCGCCGCGCTCGGCGGCGCGGCCGTCGAGCTGATCGTCACCGGGGAGAGCTACGACGACGCGGCGGCCGCCGCCGCCGAGGACGCCGCACGCACCGGCGCGACGCTCGCGCCCGCGTTCGACGACCCCCGGACGATCGCCGGGCAGGGAACCGTCCTGAAAGAGGCGTTCGAGCAGCTCGACGAGGTGCCCGACCTCGTCGTGATCCCGGTCGGCGGCGGAGGGCTGCTGGCCGGGTCGCTGGCCTGGCTGCGTGAGCGGTACCCGTCGGTGCGTGTCGTCGGGGTCGAGCCGGCCGGGGCCGCCGGCATGGCCGCCGCGATCGCCGCGGGCGGACCGGTCACGCTCGACGACCTCGACGGGTTCGTCGACGGCGCGGCCGTGCGCCGGGTCGGGGAGCTGACCTATCCCCTGGTGAAAGGCACCGAGCTGATCGCCGTGCCGGAGGGCCAGGTGTGCGTCGAGATGCTGGAGCTCTACCAGTCCGACGGCATCATCGCCGAGCCCGCGGGCGCGCTGGCGCCGAGCGTGCTGGGCCGTGTGCTCGACGTCGAGCCCGACTCGACCGTGCTCTGTGTCCTGTCCGGCGGCAACAACGACGTGAGCCGGTACGCCGAGGTCGTCGAGCGGGCGCTGGTGCACGAAGGGCGCAAGCACTACTTCCTGGTCGAGTTCCCGCAGGAACCGGGCGCGCTGCGTCGCTTCCTCGACGAGGTGCTCGGGCCCGACGACGACATCACGCTGTTCGAGTACGTGAAGCGCAACAACCGGGAGACCGGGCCCGCGCTGGTGGGCATCGAGCTCGGGCGCGCGGAGGACCTGGAGCCGCTGCTCAAGCGGATGAACGAGGCACCGTCGCGGATCGAGCGGGTGGAGACCGACAGCCCGCTCTTCAGGTTCCTGGTCTGAGCAGCGCCAGCTGCTCGCGCTGGGTCGCCAGGTCTGGCGCGGCGACGCGGAGCACGAGGTGCTCGACGCCGGCGTACTCGGCCAGCCGCTCCCGGACCTGCTCGGCCGACCCGGCGACGAGCAGCGCGTACTCGCGCTCCGACCGGTACATGGACAGCACGACAATTCCCTCGAAGGTATCGACGGCACTGATAGACACCGGGACATGGACTTCCCGACGGCGCTGCGCACCCGGCGGCGCGGCCGCAACGTCAGCCAGCTCCAGCTGGCGATCCGCGCCGGAACCACCCAGCGGCACCTGAGCTTCCTGGAGAGCGGCCGCTCCGCGCCCGGGCGCACGCTCGTCGTCCGCCTGGCCGAGTCGCTCGACCTGCCGCTGCGCGAACGCAACGAGCTGCTGGCCTCGGCCGGCTACGCGCCCGTCTACCCGGAGACACCGCTCGCGGACCTGCCCGGCGTGCGCACGGCGCTGCGTCACGTCCTGGCCGGGCACGAACCGTACCCCGCCGTCGTCGTCGACCGTCACGGCACTCTCGTCGACGCCAATCGAGCGCTGAGCCTGCTCACCGACGGCGTCGCGCCGGCCCTCCTGACTCCCCCGGTGAACGTGTACCGGCTGGCCCTGCACCCGCACGGCCTGGCCCCACGGATCCGGAACTTCGGGCAGTGGGCGCACCACGTGGTCGACCGGGCCCGGCAGGAGCTCGCCGCCCATCCGTCCACGCGGCTCGCCGAGCTGGTCGAGGAGCTCGCGGGCTACGCACCGGCACGCACGATCACCGCGGACCACGTCGGCTTCGCGGTGCCGCTGCAGCTCGACGACCTGCGCCTGACCACCACCGTGACGACGTTCGCCACCGCGCTGGACGTCACCGTGGCCGAGCTGAAACTCGAGGCGTTCCTGCCTGCCGACGAAGAAACCGCCACTCGGCTTAGGGTGTCCCGGTGAAACCGTTCCTGTTGCTCGGGACCCGCGCCGACGACGCCGCGGCCGACGAAGAGTACGACGCGTTCCTCCGCTTCTCCGGGCTGGCCGAGCGGGATCTGCGCCGGCACCGGCTCGAACAGGCACCGCTGGGCGACGTCGACCTCGGCGACTGGTCGGGCATCCTGCTCGGCGGCGGGCCGTTCAACGTGTCCGACCCGCAGGCGTCCAAGACCCTGGTCCAGCAGCGGGTGGAGGCCGAGCTCGGGGCGCTGATCGGGCGCGTCGTCGACGCCGACTTCCCGTTCCTCGGCGCGTGCTACGGCATCGGGACGCTCGGTGGCCAGCAGGGCGCGCTCGTCGACCGCACGTACAGCGAGCCGGTCGGCGCGGTCGAGATCACGGTCGTCGCACCGGACCCGCTGTTCGACGACGTCCCACCGACGTTCCAGGCCTTCGTCGGCCACAAGGAAGCGATACGCGTGCTGCCACCGCACGCGGTGCTGCTGGCCAGTTCGCCGACCTGCCCGGTGCAGGCGTTCCGGATCGGCCGGCACGTCTACGCGACGCAGTTCCACCCGGAGCTCGACGCCGACGGGCTCTGCACCCGCGTCGACGTCTACAAGTACGCCGGGTACTTCGCGCCGGAGGAAGCCGACGAGATCAAGGCGCTGGCCTACGCGAGCGACGTGCGGTACCCGCCGGAGGTGCTCCGGGCGTTCATCCGAGTAGCGCGGCGTAGTGAACGGTCGTCGGCCGCACACGGATGACCAGGCGGCGCTCGTCGTCGGACTCGTTCGGCGGGTCGACGTCGAGATACTTGTGGGAGAGCCGGGCCGGTAGCTCCTTGCCGGGGTCGGGTTCGAGCGTGGCGGTGCCGCGCACCTCGGCCGACGTGTAGGGGTTGGCCTCGTCGTGGACGGTGACGCTCACCCGGGGGTCGCGGACGATGTTGCGTGCCTTCGCGCGGTGGTCGAGCACGGAGAACAGCAGGTCGTCGCCGTCACGCAATACCCAGAGCACGCTCGACTGGGGTGATCCGTCGGGGTTGACGGTGGCGATCGTGGCGAAGTTGCGGGCGTCGAAGAGGGCGTTCACGTCGGGGTGCACGGAGCTATCGTGGCAGACATTGGTTTGTAGTGGAAGGTTTTGTTGCAGAGGATATGGGCTTGTTATTTTTTTGCGGGCGGGAGCCACCGGGGGACACGAAGCGCCAGCGCGAGGATCGGGACGACGGCCAGCGCGGTCAGGACCGGCAGCGACGCGGTGCCCGAGGCGGCGCCGAACGCCGCGTAGACCACGAGCGCGACGACCTCCTCCCCCACGTTGGCGACCGACGTCACGGTGGCGCGCGGGCCGGTCAGCGTGTCCTGCAGCCGGGCTCCGGCCACCACGATGCCGAAGCCCAGCAGCCCGAACCCGACGCCGAGCGCGACGAAGCCGAGCGGGTGCCGGATCAGGGCGCCGGCGGCGAGGAGCGCGGTCCCCAGCGCCACGACGACCGCGAGGCGGCGCGGTGCGATGTCGCCGAGACGCCCGCCGAGCTCAGCGCCGAGCGTGTAGCCGGCGGTGGGGACGAGGAGCAGGAGCGGCAGGACGGCCGGGGACGCGAGGTCGACGGCGAGCAGGCCGAAGTACTCCTCGACGGCGGTGACGCCGCTGAGGAACACCACGACGAGCACCACGCGCCCGACCCGGCGGTTCGTGACCGCCTCCCGGATCCCGGCGCGGAGCGTGTCGAGGTAACCGGGTTCGGGATCCGTGCCGGGGCCGGGGGTGGCGGGCGAAGCGGGTGGAGCGCCTTTCGGAAGGCGGGACGCCAACGCGGTCGCGAACAGGCAGACGGCGACGGAGGCCCAACCGACGAGCGGGTAGCCGCCGAGCGCCATCAGCGGAGCGGCGAGCGCGGTACCGGCGACCGAGCCGGCCGCCGACAGCGCTTCGGCGCGACCGAGGAAGCGGGCATAACGATCCGCGGTGCCGTAGCGGGTGAGCTCGTCGTAGACGAGCGCCTCCCAGGTGCCCGACGAGGCCGCGCCACCGGCGCCCCACAGCACGAAGCCGAGCGCGAAACCGGGGAACGTCGGCCAGAGGATCCAGGACGCGAACCCCCCGGCACGCATCAGCATCCCGGCGACGAGCAGATGGCGCCGCGGAATCCGGTCGGCCAGCGCGCCGGACGGCACCTCGAGCACGAACCCGGCGAACGACCAGACGCCGAACAGCACGCTGATCTGGCCCGCCGACATTCCGGCGTCCGCGAACAGCAACGCGTAGACCGGGTAGAGCGGGATCAGTTCGTACGTGAAGACCAACGCCTGGACGCGTCGGATCAACCGGTGCGTGGGGCCCTGGTCACCGCGGCTGAATCAATGTCGTCGCATAGGCTGATCGTCGCACGCCGGGCCAGCGAATATCAGTGCGTCCCGGCGAGCCGCCGCAGCATCGGGGGCGTGTCGGCCGACGGGAGCACGGCCTCGATGAACACCATCTTGTCGGGGGCGGCGCCGGCGCTGGCCAGGGCCGCGCGGAGCTCGCTGCGGCTGGTGACCCGGTAGGTGTGCGCGTGCGGGGCCATCGACCGCACCAGCCCGCTCCAGTTCCACGGCGCGACGTCGTGATAGGACGCGGTGGGGCTCTGACGCACCCGCTCGATCGTGTAGCCGGCGTTGTTCACGACCAGCACGACCGGCGCCAGGCCGTTCGCCGCCATCGCGCCGATCTCCTGG contains:
- the ilvA gene encoding threonine ammonia-lyase IlvA, encoding MRGVTTVDAEAVEAAAVRLGAVVSRTPLERNLRLSARTSASVWLKREDLQVVRSYKVRGAYNLIAQLDEDARSRGVVCASAGNHGQGLAYACAALGVRGKVFVPRPTPRQKRDRIAALGGAAVELIVTGESYDDAAAAAAEDAARTGATLAPAFDDPRTIAGQGTVLKEAFEQLDEVPDLVVIPVGGGGLLAGSLAWLRERYPSVRVVGVEPAGAAGMAAAIAAGGPVTLDDLDGFVDGAAVRRVGELTYPLVKGTELIAVPEGQVCVEMLELYQSDGIIAEPAGALAPSVLGRVLDVEPDSTVLCVLSGGNNDVSRYAEVVERALVHEGRKHYFLVEFPQEPGALRRFLDEVLGPDDDITLFEYVKRNNRETGPALVGIELGRAEDLEPLLKRMNEAPSRIERVETDSPLFRFLV
- a CDS encoding helix-turn-helix domain-containing protein, producing the protein MDFPTALRTRRRGRNVSQLQLAIRAGTTQRHLSFLESGRSAPGRTLVVRLAESLDLPLRERNELLASAGYAPVYPETPLADLPGVRTALRHVLAGHEPYPAVVVDRHGTLVDANRALSLLTDGVAPALLTPPVNVYRLALHPHGLAPRIRNFGQWAHHVVDRARQELAAHPSTRLAELVEELAGYAPARTITADHVGFAVPLQLDDLRLTTTVTTFATALDVTVAELKLEAFLPADEETATRLRVSR
- a CDS encoding glutamine amidotransferase, which produces MKPFLLLGTRADDAAADEEYDAFLRFSGLAERDLRRHRLEQAPLGDVDLGDWSGILLGGGPFNVSDPQASKTLVQQRVEAELGALIGRVVDADFPFLGACYGIGTLGGQQGALVDRTYSEPVGAVEITVVAPDPLFDDVPPTFQAFVGHKEAIRVLPPHAVLLASSPTCPVQAFRIGRHVYATQFHPELDADGLCTRVDVYKYAGYFAPEEADEIKALAYASDVRYPPEVLRAFIRVARRSERSSAAHG
- a CDS encoding MFS transporter, which produces MIRRVQALVFTYELIPLYPVYALLFADAGMSAGQISVLFGVWSFAGFVLEVPSGALADRIPRRHLLVAGMLMRAGGFASWILWPTFPGFALGFVLWGAGGAASSGTWEALVYDELTRYGTADRYARFLGRAEALSAAGSVAGTALAAPLMALGGYPLVGWASVAVCLFATALASRLPKGAPPASPATPGPGTDPEPGYLDTLRAGIREAVTNRRVGRVVLVVVFLSGVTAVEEYFGLLAVDLASPAVLPLLLLVPTAGYTLGAELGGRLGDIAPRRLAVVVALGTALLAAGALIRHPLGFVALGVGFGLLGFGIVVAGARLQDTLTGPRATVTSVANVGEEVVALVVYAAFGAASGTASLPVLTALAVVPILALALRVPRWLPPAKK
- a CDS encoding PPOX class F420-dependent oxidoreductase; the encoded protein is MHPDVNALFDARNFATIATVNPDGSPQSSVLWVLRDGDDLLFSVLDHRAKARNIVRDPRVSVTVHDEANPYTSAEVRGTATLEPDPGKELPARLSHKYLDVDPPNESDDERRLVIRVRPTTVHYAALLG